One stretch of Comamonadaceae bacterium OTU4NAUVB1 DNA includes these proteins:
- a CDS encoding SMP-30/gluconolactonase/LRE family protein: protein MAGRTRVRPAADLGLTDTVRCRRSRRSFSLYRLDFASELVFAGDAGTTFAGRPSRRTGIEFSNDDKPADGLTVDADVAFAPARFRGFDPAGDRIPGAVEGVASIALAVDRIGACFGALQLRHFGPRLLFEDNRVRSAATATLNGRIGWRIDRSSRIELEGSNLTNRRDLAIDYRYESRLRNESVAVGDVHFHPIEPGSFHVTFITRFD from the coding sequence GTGGCTGGTCGAACGCGTGTTCGACCTGCGGCTGATCTCGGCCTGACGGACACGGTCCGATGCCGCCGAAGCCGTCGATCGTTCTCGCTCTACCGCCTGGATTTCGCGTCGGAACTCGTCTTCGCGGGCGATGCCGGCACGACGTTCGCGGGCCGGCCTAGCCGCCGCACGGGCATCGAATTCTCCAACGACGACAAGCCGGCCGACGGGCTCACCGTCGACGCCGACGTGGCCTTCGCCCCGGCCCGGTTCAGGGGTTTCGATCCGGCCGGCGACCGCATTCCGGGCGCCGTCGAGGGCGTGGCGTCGATCGCGCTGGCCGTCGACCGCATCGGTGCGTGCTTCGGCGCCCTGCAGCTGCGCCACTTCGGACCGCGGCTGCTGTTCGAGGACAACCGCGTGCGCTCGGCGGCCACCGCCACGCTGAACGGCCGCATCGGCTGGCGGATCGACCGGTCGAGCCGCATCGAGCTCGAAGGCTCTAACCTGACGAACCGGCGCGATTTGGCGATCGACTATCGCTACGAATCGCGCCTGAGGAACGAGTCCGTCGCCGTCGGCGACGTCCATTTCCATCCGATCGAGCCGGGCTCGTTCCACGTGACATTCATCACGCGGTTCGATTGA
- a CDS encoding gamma-glutamyltransferase family protein, whose protein sequence is MSSYHHHFPYRSQRSPVLARNVVTTSQPLAAQAGLRMLLAGGNAVDAALGAAITLTVVEPVMNGIGGDMFAMVWDGTTLHGLNSTGCAPAGWTRERFAGRERMPATGWDSVTVPGQVAGWKALSERFGKLPFARLFEPAVDYARHGFAVSPQIARQWASQAPLLKDQPGFAEAFAPGGHTPRTGDAWRFPEQAATLERIAETGGEAFYRGALAEAMAAHARATGGSLTLEDLAAHRADWVTPLAQDYHGMTLHEIPPSGQGIAAQIALGMLQHVDLGPLDGARFYHLQIEAVKLAFADLHAHVSDPVSMRVRPEALLDPAYLAERARLIAPERAATPVAGTPRTGGTVYLAAADASGMMVSFIQSNYRGFGSGVVVPGTGIALHNRGESFSLAAGHPNELAPGRRPFHTIIPGFITRDGAPVMAFGVMGGAMQAQGHVQMMTRLADHGQNPQAMSDAPRFRVDDGRVGLECDIPPEVARTLADWGHEVTVAGRDSLDFGGAQLVQHTENGYIAASDSRRDGQAVGY, encoded by the coding sequence ATGAGTTCATACCATCACCACTTTCCCTATCGCTCGCAGCGCAGCCCCGTGCTGGCCCGCAACGTGGTCACCACCAGCCAGCCGCTGGCCGCGCAGGCCGGGCTGCGCATGCTGCTGGCCGGCGGCAACGCGGTGGACGCCGCGCTGGGCGCGGCCATCACGCTGACGGTGGTCGAGCCGGTGATGAACGGCATCGGTGGCGACATGTTCGCCATGGTCTGGGACGGCACGACCCTCCACGGGCTCAACTCGACGGGCTGCGCGCCCGCGGGCTGGACCCGCGAGCGCTTCGCCGGCCGGGAACGGATGCCGGCGACGGGTTGGGATTCGGTGACCGTGCCGGGTCAGGTGGCGGGCTGGAAGGCGCTTTCCGAGCGCTTCGGCAAGCTTCCCTTCGCCCGGCTGTTCGAGCCCGCGGTCGACTACGCGCGCCACGGCTTCGCCGTGTCGCCGCAGATCGCGCGGCAGTGGGCCTCGCAGGCGCCCCTCCTCAAGGACCAGCCCGGTTTCGCCGAAGCCTTCGCGCCCGGCGGCCACACGCCACGGACGGGCGATGCCTGGCGCTTCCCCGAGCAGGCCGCCACGCTCGAGCGCATCGCCGAGACCGGTGGCGAGGCCTTCTATCGCGGTGCGCTGGCCGAGGCGATGGCCGCGCACGCCCGCGCCACCGGCGGCAGCCTGACGCTGGAGGACCTGGCGGCCCACCGCGCCGACTGGGTCACGCCGCTGGCGCAGGACTACCACGGCATGACCCTGCACGAGATCCCACCCAGCGGCCAGGGCATCGCCGCGCAGATCGCGCTGGGCATGCTGCAGCACGTCGACCTGGGCCCGCTCGACGGCGCCCGGTTCTATCACCTGCAGATCGAGGCCGTGAAGCTCGCGTTCGCCGACCTGCACGCGCACGTGTCGGATCCGGTCTCGATGCGGGTGCGGCCGGAGGCCTTGCTCGATCCCGCCTACCTCGCCGAGCGCGCGCGCCTCATCGCGCCGGAGCGTGCCGCGACGCCCGTGGCGGGAACGCCCCGCACCGGCGGCACCGTCTACCTGGCGGCCGCCGACGCCTCGGGAATGATGGTGTCGTTCATCCAGTCCAACTACCGTGGCTTCGGTTCGGGCGTGGTGGTGCCGGGCACCGGCATTGCCCTGCACAACCGGGGGGAAAGCTTCTCCCTGGCGGCGGGCCACCCCAACGAACTGGCGCCCGGGCGACGTCCGTTCCACACCATCATTCCCGGCTTCATCACCCGGGACGGCGCGCCCGTCATGGCGTTCGGCGTCATGGGCGGGGCGATGCAGGCCCAGGGCCACGTCCAGATGATGACCCGGCTCGCCGACCACGGACAGAACCCGCAGGCCATGAGCGATGCCCCGCGCTTCCGCGTCGACGACGGCCGTGTCGGCCTGGAATGCGACATTCCTCCCGAGGTGGCGCGAACCCTCGCGGACTGGGGACACGAGGTCACGGTCGCCGGTCGCGACAGCCTGGATTTCGGCGGCGCCCAACTGGTGCAGCACACCGAGAACGGGTACATCGCGGCCTCCGATTCCCGCCGCGACGGCCAGGCCGTCGGCTACTGA
- a CDS encoding DUF4331 domain-containing protein: protein MTKRIRPLAVFALSLVATAALASSHREAPFLTGQPKVDATDLYLFKSYEAGRQDFVTVLANYQPFQDPQGGPNFYMFDPNAQYEIHVDNNGDGVEDLTFQFRFQNTSKTTALTVGGKSVKIPLINSGPITGVNPASLNVRETFTVDVVRGDRRSGARASVTNAANGQAQFDKPVDNIGEKVFGGANGYAAYAAQHVYNVAIPGCATPGRVFVGQRKEPFYIAVGKIFDLVNLNPLGAETGGNNNDLEGKNVSTLAMELPVSCVTAGTDPVIGAFTTASVRQGRLVNGKPGTGLGKASVEGGPWVQVSRLGMPLVNEVIIGIDDKDRFNASKPKDDVANFADYVTNPALPAVIQTLFPSARAPTNFPRTDLLAVFLQGIAGLNRPVNMVPAEMLRLNTSIAAKAAGAQNPLGVAAGDNAGFPNGRRPADDVVDLSLRVSMGALCVLTGATDALQVGCRPADAPAGGLALTDGVRKTAANYGTTFPYLTTPLTGNSNPVAAAGTTYP, encoded by the coding sequence ATGACGAAACGAATCCGCCCTCTGGCCGTCTTCGCCCTGAGCCTCGTGGCGACGGCGGCGCTGGCGTCCAGCCACCGCGAAGCCCCCTTCCTCACGGGCCAGCCCAAGGTCGACGCGACCGACCTGTACCTCTTCAAGAGCTACGAGGCGGGGCGCCAGGACTTCGTGACGGTCCTGGCCAACTACCAGCCGTTCCAGGATCCGCAGGGCGGCCCGAACTTCTACATGTTCGACCCCAACGCCCAGTACGAGATCCACGTCGACAACAACGGCGACGGCGTCGAGGACCTGACGTTCCAGTTCCGCTTCCAGAACACCTCCAAGACCACCGCGCTCACCGTGGGCGGCAAGTCGGTGAAGATTCCCCTGATCAACAGCGGTCCGATCACCGGCGTGAACCCGGCGAGCCTGAACGTGCGCGAGACCTTCACGGTCGACGTCGTGCGCGGCGACCGCCGCAGCGGCGCACGCGCCTCGGTGACCAACGCCGCCAACGGCCAGGCCCAGTTCGACAAGCCGGTCGACAACATCGGCGAGAAGGTCTTCGGCGGCGCCAACGGCTATGCCGCCTATGCCGCCCAGCACGTCTACAACGTCGCCATTCCCGGCTGCGCCACCCCGGGCCGCGTGTTCGTCGGCCAGCGCAAGGAGCCGTTCTACATCGCCGTGGGCAAGATCTTCGACCTGGTCAACCTGAACCCGCTCGGCGCGGAGACCGGCGGCAACAACAACGACCTCGAAGGCAAGAACGTCAGCACGCTGGCGATGGAGCTGCCCGTCTCGTGCGTCACCGCGGGCACCGACCCCGTCATCGGCGCCTTCACCACCGCCAGCGTGCGCCAGGGCCGGCTGGTCAATGGCAAGCCGGGCACCGGGCTGGGCAAGGCCTCGGTCGAGGGCGGTCCGTGGGTCCAGGTCTCGCGCCTGGGCATGCCGCTGGTCAACGAGGTCATCATCGGCATCGACGACAAGGACCGCTTCAATGCGTCCAAGCCGAAGGACGACGTCGCCAACTTCGCCGACTACGTCACCAACCCGGCGCTGCCGGCCGTGATCCAGACGCTGTTCCCGAGCGCCCGGGCCCCGACGAACTTCCCGCGCACCGACCTGCTGGCCGTGTTCCTGCAGGGCATCGCCGGCCTGAACCGGCCCGTGAACATGGTGCCGGCGGAAATGCTCCGGCTGAACACGTCGATCGCGGCGAAGGCCGCCGGCGCGCAGAACCCGCTGGGCGTCGCCGCCGGGGACAACGCGGGCTTTCCGAACGGACGGCGTCCGGCCGACGACGTGGTGGACCTGTCGCTGCGCGTGAGCATGGGCGCGCTGTGCGTGCTGACGGGCGCGACCGACGCGCTGCAGGTGGGCTGCAGGCCGGCCGACGCGCCGGCGGGCGGACTGGCCCTGACCGATGGCGTGCGCAAGACGGCCGCCAACTACGGCACGACCTTCCCCTACCTCACGACGCCCCTGACGGGCAATTCGAACCCGGTGGCCGCCGCGGGCACGACCTATCCGTGA
- the gabT gene encoding 4-aminobutyrate--2-oxoglutarate transaminase, whose protein sequence is MLQAVNPNALLESRRQAACPRGVGVQTQVYTARALNAELWDVEGRRFIDFGSGIAVLATGHRHPRIVAAVRAQLDAFHHTCFQVTPYESYVALCERLNEITPGDFAKKTALFTTGAEAVENAIKVAKAATGRGAVIAFSGAFHGRTLLGMALTGKVHPYKAGFGAMPADVWHVPFPAEALGVSVEDNLVAIERLFKADVDPKRVAAIVIEPVQGEGGFYIAPPELLRRLRALCDLHGILLVVDEVQTGFGRTGCLFALEHSGVEADLLTMAKSLAGGFPLSALTGRAELMDAAAPGGLGGTYAGNPLAVAAALTVLDIVEDESLTQRARVLGARLTDHLTALAARLPQIAEVRALGAMVSVEFKDPATGVPLPEVARRVQDVALGKGLLLLSCGVHGNVLRFLFPLTIEDAIFEEGLGLLAASLLAS, encoded by the coding sequence ATGCTTCAAGCCGTCAATCCGAACGCCCTCCTCGAATCCCGCCGTCAGGCGGCGTGTCCCCGCGGCGTGGGCGTGCAGACCCAGGTCTATACCGCCCGCGCGCTGAACGCCGAGCTCTGGGACGTGGAAGGTCGGCGCTTCATCGATTTCGGCAGCGGCATCGCGGTCCTGGCCACCGGTCACCGCCATCCGCGCATCGTGGCCGCCGTGCGCGCGCAGCTCGACGCCTTCCATCACACCTGCTTCCAGGTCACGCCCTACGAAAGCTACGTCGCGCTGTGCGAACGGCTCAACGAGATCACGCCGGGCGACTTCGCGAAGAAGACCGCGCTCTTCACGACCGGGGCCGAAGCGGTCGAGAACGCCATCAAGGTCGCCAAGGCCGCGACCGGGCGCGGCGCGGTCATCGCCTTCTCGGGCGCCTTCCACGGCAGGACGCTGCTGGGCATGGCGCTGACCGGCAAGGTCCACCCCTACAAGGCGGGGTTCGGCGCGATGCCGGCCGATGTCTGGCACGTGCCCTTTCCCGCGGAGGCCCTGGGCGTGAGCGTCGAGGACAACCTGGTCGCGATCGAGCGGCTGTTCAAGGCCGACGTCGATCCCAAACGCGTGGCGGCGATCGTCATCGAACCGGTGCAGGGCGAGGGCGGCTTCTACATCGCGCCGCCCGAACTCCTGCGGCGCCTGCGCGCGCTGTGCGACCTGCACGGCATCCTGCTGGTGGTCGACGAGGTCCAGACCGGCTTCGGGCGCACTGGCTGCCTGTTCGCCCTGGAGCATTCCGGCGTCGAGGCCGACCTGCTGACGATGGCCAAGAGCCTGGCCGGCGGGTTCCCGCTCTCGGCCCTGACCGGCCGCGCCGAACTGATGGACGCCGCCGCGCCGGGAGGCCTCGGTGGCACCTACGCCGGCAACCCGCTCGCCGTGGCGGCGGCGCTCACGGTGCTGGACATCGTCGAGGACGAGTCGCTGACGCAGCGCGCCCGGGTCCTCGGCGCGCGCCTGACCGATCACCTGACGGCGCTCGCCGCGCGGCTGCCGCAGATCGCCGAGGTGCGCGCGCTCGGCGCGATGGTGTCGGTCGAGTTCAAGGACCCGGCGACCGGCGTTCCCTTGCCGGAGGTCGCCCGGCGCGTCCAGGACGTGGCCCTCGGCAAGGGCCTGCTGCTGCTGAGCTGCGGCGTGCACGGCAACGTGCTGCGCTTCCTGTTTCCCCTGACCATCGAGGACGCGATCTTCGAGGAGGGCCTGGGGTTGCTGGCCGCGTCGTTGCTGGCGTCCTGA
- a CDS encoding tripartite tricarboxylate transporter substrate binding protein: MRRAFLKQILSTGTVLLTLAASGGALAQSAAGFPARPIRLIVPFPPGGGTDSIARAVGERMAADLGQPVLIDNRAGAGGMIGAEAAYRSPGDGYTLFIGTNSTLVTNQYLYAKLPYEPKSFESVGLIGITPLVLLANPSVPAKTVPELVAYAKANPGKLTYASFGAGTTSHLAAELFQQMTGIEMLHIPYKGANEAIPALLGGQVSVYFDTIVTGLPHVRSGKLNALGMTSAHRSAILPGTPTIAEQGYPGYDLYPWYSMVAPKGIPKDVLERLRTVLAQSLKDPKLVEKLQATGAEVTPMSVPAFADMVRLDAIKTEKLVRTAGISLQ, from the coding sequence ATGCGGCGTGCTTTTCTCAAACAGATCCTGTCCACCGGAACGGTCCTGCTGACCCTCGCGGCCAGCGGTGGCGCCCTGGCGCAATCCGCGGCCGGCTTCCCGGCGCGGCCGATCCGGCTGATCGTTCCGTTTCCTCCGGGCGGCGGCACCGACAGCATCGCGCGCGCGGTGGGCGAACGGATGGCGGCCGATCTGGGCCAGCCGGTGCTGATCGACAACCGGGCCGGCGCCGGGGGAATGATCGGCGCGGAAGCCGCCTACCGCTCGCCGGGCGACGGCTACACGCTGTTCATCGGCACCAACAGCACGCTGGTCACCAACCAGTACCTCTACGCCAAGCTGCCCTACGAGCCGAAATCGTTCGAATCGGTCGGCCTCATCGGCATCACGCCGCTGGTCCTGCTGGCCAACCCGTCCGTGCCGGCGAAGACCGTGCCGGAACTCGTCGCCTACGCCAAGGCCAATCCGGGCAAGTTGACCTACGCCTCGTTCGGAGCCGGCACGACGTCGCACCTGGCCGCCGAGCTGTTCCAGCAGATGACCGGCATCGAGATGCTGCACATCCCCTACAAGGGCGCCAACGAAGCCATTCCCGCGCTGCTCGGCGGGCAGGTCTCGGTGTACTTCGACACCATCGTCACGGGCCTGCCGCACGTCCGGTCGGGCAAGCTCAACGCGCTGGGCATGACGTCGGCGCACCGCTCCGCGATCCTGCCGGGCACGCCCACGATCGCGGAGCAGGGCTACCCCGGCTACGACCTCTATCCCTGGTACAGCATGGTCGCCCCCAAGGGCATCCCGAAGGACGTGCTGGAGCGCTTGCGCACGGTGCTGGCCCAGAGCCTCAAGGACCCCAAGCTGGTCGAGAAGCTGCAGGCCACCGGTGCCGAGGTCACGCCCATGAGCGTCCCCGCCTTCGCCGACATGGTTCGCCTGGACGCGATCAAGACCGAAAAACTGGTGCGCACCGCCGGCATCAGTCTGCAGTAG
- a CDS encoding HupE/UreJ family protein, translating to MRRAASVVLAACLAWLCVAPAPALAHKASDAYLQLARGEGIDGGDVLDVRLDVALRDLDAVLELDRDADRKLTWGEVRTRLDEIQAYALARLRLQQGRCVLAPAAPAAIEDRVDGAYLVLAFRSRCQPAATLEVEYRLFREVDPTHRGLLRVAGGTGGTGSTGGAAPSLRSLDPAAAAVVVDWPGAAVAVAVADAPPPADARAPGDGFFRDGVHHILIGYDHVLFLVCLLLPAVLRRRADGDREPVAHWCEAVWPMVGLVTMFTIAHSITLALASFQLVTISPRVVEPAIALTIMVAALDNLHPVLRGRRRLFSFLFGLIHGFGFASVLGELDLPALGFASALLRFNLGVEAGQLAIVSVVLAALLALRRWRAYPAVVLRGGSVLAIALATLWLVERVFDLRLISA from the coding sequence GTGCGTCGGGCGGCGTCGGTCGTCCTGGCCGCGTGCCTGGCGTGGCTGTGCGTCGCGCCAGCGCCGGCGCTGGCCCACAAGGCGAGCGACGCGTACCTCCAGCTCGCCCGTGGCGAGGGCATCGATGGTGGCGACGTGCTCGACGTGCGACTCGACGTTGCCCTGCGCGACCTCGATGCCGTCCTGGAACTCGACCGCGATGCCGATCGCAAGCTGACCTGGGGCGAGGTCCGCACCCGGCTGGACGAGATCCAGGCCTATGCCCTGGCGCGGCTGCGCCTGCAACAGGGGCGCTGCGTCCTGGCGCCGGCGGCGCCGGCCGCGATCGAGGACCGCGTCGACGGCGCCTACCTCGTGCTGGCGTTCCGGTCGCGCTGCCAGCCGGCGGCGACGCTGGAGGTCGAGTACCGCCTGTTCCGGGAGGTCGATCCGACGCACCGCGGTCTGCTGCGGGTGGCCGGCGGGACGGGCGGCACGGGCAGCACGGGCGGGGCCGCGCCGTCCCTGCGTTCGCTCGACCCCGCGGCCGCCGCCGTCGTCGTCGACTGGCCCGGGGCGGCGGTGGCGGTCGCGGTGGCGGACGCGCCGCCGCCGGCGGACGCCCGCGCGCCCGGCGACGGCTTCTTCCGGGACGGCGTCCATCACATCCTGATCGGCTACGACCACGTGCTGTTCCTGGTCTGCCTGCTGCTGCCCGCCGTCCTGCGCCGCCGCGCCGACGGCGATCGCGAGCCCGTCGCCCATTGGTGCGAGGCCGTCTGGCCGATGGTCGGCCTGGTCACGATGTTCACCATCGCCCACTCGATCACGCTGGCCCTCGCCAGCTTCCAGCTGGTGACGATCTCGCCGCGCGTGGTCGAGCCGGCCATTGCCCTGACGATCATGGTCGCGGCGCTCGACAACCTCCATCCGGTGCTGCGCGGCCGGCGCCGGCTGTTCTCGTTCCTGTTCGGCCTGATCCACGGTTTCGGGTTCGCCAGCGTCCTGGGCGAGCTGGACCTGCCCGCGCTCGGGTTCGCGTCCGCACTGCTGCGATTCAACCTGGGGGTCGAGGCCGGACAGCTGGCGATCGTCAGCGTGGTGCTGGCGGCGTTGCTGGCGCTGCGGCGCTGGCGTGCCTATCCGGCCGTGGTGTTGCGGGGCGGATCGGTACTGGCGATCGCGCTCGCCACGCTGTGGCTGGTCGAACGCGTGTTCGACCTGCGGCTGATCTCGGCCTGA
- a CDS encoding cupin domain-containing protein, with the protein MKTTRTSAPPASGPSPENARPSSRPADPMGWVGREVKSLRKAKGLSLKQLSAACDRSIGFLSQMERGLSTPTVSDLHHIAEALEVQISWFFPQGEAVAPSDGGIVVRKTHRRQLSFASGIADHLLSPTLDGPLELLWSVMAPGADSGHAYDHAGDEAGVVIRGSLELWVDAQFFLLQEGDSFSFPSTAPHRYRNPGTTPCELFWVVTPPSY; encoded by the coding sequence ATGAAAACGACAAGAACCTCCGCTCCGCCCGCCAGTGGCCCGTCGCCCGAGAACGCCAGGCCGTCGTCCCGCCCGGCCGATCCGATGGGCTGGGTGGGGCGCGAGGTCAAGAGCCTGCGCAAGGCCAAGGGCCTGTCGCTGAAGCAGCTGTCCGCCGCCTGCGATCGGTCGATCGGCTTCCTGAGCCAGATGGAGCGTGGACTGAGCACGCCGACGGTGAGCGACCTGCATCACATCGCCGAGGCCCTCGAGGTGCAGATCAGCTGGTTCTTTCCCCAGGGCGAGGCCGTGGCGCCCTCCGACGGCGGCATCGTGGTGCGCAAGACGCACCGGCGCCAGCTGTCCTTCGCCTCCGGCATCGCCGACCACCTGCTGTCGCCGACCCTGGACGGCCCGCTCGAGCTGCTGTGGTCGGTGATGGCGCCGGGCGCCGACAGCGGGCATGCGTACGACCATGCCGGCGACGAGGCCGGTGTCGTGATCCGCGGCAGCCTGGAACTCTGGGTCGACGCGCAGTTCTTCCTGCTGCAGGAAGGCGACAGCTTCAGTTTCCCCAGCACCGCGCCGCACCGCTACCGCAATCCCGGCACCACGCCCTGCGAACTGTTCTGGGTGGTCACGCCGCCCTCGTATTAG
- a CDS encoding glyoxylate/hydroxypyruvate reductase A, which yields MKLIAVAGTYLYTTPIEALLRERLPDWRIVRSTDEAARDASVAVCWDQPDGTWAHLRAVRLIHSIGAGVDNLLRDPALPPDVPVCRVIDPRHAQRMVEYVLWGSLHFHRGFDIAQRHQRQGKWQRPPNRDAEDIAIGVMGLGEIGSAIARALVAQRYRVRGWARSVRRVEGVEVFAGDDGLGAFLDGLEVAVCVLPLTAATEGILSRRLFDRMTPGAKLIQCGRGPHLVEDDLIAALDSGHLGGAIVDVFDREPLPAGHRLWAQPGLTVTPHMAAVLPMQAVVAQIADNAERLLADQPLLRRVDRTAGY from the coding sequence ATGAAGCTGATCGCCGTCGCGGGCACCTACCTCTACACCACGCCGATCGAGGCGCTGCTGCGCGAGCGGCTGCCGGACTGGCGCATCGTGCGGTCCACCGACGAGGCGGCGCGCGACGCGAGCGTCGCGGTCTGCTGGGACCAGCCCGACGGCACCTGGGCGCACCTGCGGGCGGTGCGGCTGATCCATTCCATCGGCGCGGGCGTCGACAACCTGCTGCGCGATCCCGCCCTGCCCCCGGACGTCCCGGTGTGCCGCGTGATCGACCCCCGGCATGCGCAGCGGATGGTCGAGTACGTGCTGTGGGGGTCGCTCCACTTCCATCGCGGCTTCGACATCGCGCAGCGTCACCAACGCCAGGGCAAATGGCAGCGGCCGCCGAACCGCGACGCCGAGGACATCGCCATCGGTGTCATGGGGCTGGGCGAGATCGGCTCGGCGATCGCCCGGGCGCTCGTCGCCCAGCGCTACCGGGTGCGCGGCTGGGCGCGCTCGGTGCGCCGGGTCGAAGGCGTCGAGGTCTTCGCCGGCGACGACGGCCTGGGTGCCTTCCTGGACGGGCTGGAAGTGGCGGTCTGCGTGCTGCCGCTCACGGCCGCGACCGAGGGCATCCTGTCGCGGCGGCTGTTCGACCGGATGACGCCGGGGGCCAAGCTGATCCAGTGCGGTCGGGGTCCCCACCTGGTGGAGGACGACCTGATCGCCGCGCTGGATTCGGGTCACCTGGGTGGCGCGATCGTGGACGTGTTCGACAGGGAACCGCTCCCGGCCGGGCACCGGCTCTGGGCGCAGCCCGGGCTGACCGTCACGCCCCACATGGCCGCGGTCCTGCCCATGCAGGCGGTGGTGGCGCAGATCGCCGACAACGCCGAGCGCCTGCTCGCCGACCAGCCCCTGCTGCGCCGGGTCGACCGGACTGCCGGCTACTGA